Below is a window of Drosophila nasuta strain 15112-1781.00 chromosome X, ASM2355853v1, whole genome shotgun sequence DNA.
CTTCAGCACCCGATTTGGAATCGCGTCCGGTCCAGGAGACTTGGAGTCCTTGATTTTTGCCGCTGCCCGCAGCACTTCGTCTACTGTCACATCCGGTACCTCCGTGTAGAGCCGGGGCTTTACGTGATCTTCGACTGAGGGGACAGTGAAGGAGCCCGTGAGCAGCGCATCCACTATGCTATCGAGGACGACCTCTTCTCTGGGCACTGATGAGACGTTTGGCTTAAGTCTTTTCAGAACCAGTTTGTAGGCCCTTCCCCAGATATCTGTCTCGGTTTCGACGCATAGTTCTAAGAATTTGTCCCTCTTGCTGCTCAGAATGGACGTCTTCAGCAGCTTACGATTAGCCGCATACTCCAGTCTTCTTACTTCGAAGTCAGCTCTGCCTCTTGATCTTTGCAAGATCCTTCGTGATCTTATGCATTGCCTTCTAATGTTTGCTATCTCCTCGTTCCACCAGTATACTGGTACGTGGTACCCTTTGCACGGTCTACGCACCGCCATACTATCCTCGCAGGCATTCTTGATTGAACACATGAGCAGCTCGGCGCTTGCCTCTGCGTTGTCGCCCAATTCTGGAACTACGAAGGATCCAGCGAAGGCTTCCGGGTCCAGAGTATCTACTTTGTAAGCACTTCCGACGTGTGGCCAGTTTCCACGCGGTGGCTCAGAGTGGTTCAGGTCAATGGTGATCGCCTTGTGGTCACTAGCAGTATAGGCATCGCTAATGGCCCATTTCGCTGATCTCGCAATTGGGCCGCTAGCGAATGCTAGATCTATAACCGATCCAGTGCCTGCTCTGGTGAAGATGTTCTGGTTTCCATAGTTCAAGAGAGCTAGGTCTGATGAGGCAAGGGCTTCCAGCACCGCTTGTCCTCGGGAGTTTGTCCGGGTGCTACCCCATTCTTCTGCCCAGGCGTTGAAATCGCCAGCGATGATCACCTGTGACTTCCCCCTTATGTCGTGTGCTATATCCTCCATGATGGCCACGAAGCGTGAGAAGGTGAGGCTGGGAGCCAGATAGCAGCTGTATAGCCACTGGTTTCCCCATCTAGTCCGCACGAAACCACTCGACGCGCGTACATCCGTCAGCTGGGGCGGTTCCAGTCCACATATCCAAATTGACGCCTTTCCATCCGCGTCCTCGACGTAGCTTGGGCTCTGTATTCTTCTGTATGGCTCGCTCAACAAGGCCGCGTCCACCTTTAACTCCCGAGCTCTTGGGCCGCCAAGCAGTGGTATAGGTTCAGCTGCAGGAGCCTTTGAGTCATTTTGGCCCCCGCGTGACCCCGCTAATACCTTTGAGAGGGCAGTGACTACTTCCTGCGTAGTGCCCGGTATCATCTTTACCAGCGTCTGCACATATGAAGCATCTAGCAGCATTTTTGCAAAGCACCGCTTTGTGGCCCGCTGCTCCGCATTTTAGGCAGCACCCAGAGCGGTCGGTCATGCTCTTACAGAACTTGGCAATATGTCCAAACTCCAAGCATTTATAGCAcctcttttttttctggtcTCTCAGACCTCTCTCTGACTCTACAGCTTGTCCAGCCTATCCGAATTTTACCATTCTGCAGTATAGTTGCTGCAGCCTCCTTCGGCAGGCTAACAATTTTTAGCTGCATACCGTCAAAACCAGTCCTTAGTGCTTTGATGGCACTTAGTTCCAGGTTAGCTTGGCTAAGTTTTTGCAGACTGCCACCACGTCTTCTTTAGAGACCAGACAGTCTATATCCCTAATCTCTAGGATGGTTTCCTGAGATAGTGCTCTTACTCTGGCTTTCAGGCCAAGCGCTTCGCTTAGTTCATCTCTTATTCTCAGCATAGAAGGATTGGAGTTCTTGCCAAGTTCAAGTATCAGCCCGTCGCCGGCAGTTTTCCTCACCCGCCTTACTTGCTCACCGACGCTCTGCAGCTTGCTGTCGTCGCTACGCGTCACCAGTTTGAGCACTTCACTATATGAAATCCCGTCCGTGGGCTGTATAATGATGGCGTCCGGCCTTCTGCGTCTTCTTGGTGGCTTTTTTGAGGTGGTGCCACCTTCTGTGTCCACTTTGAGCAGAGCTTCCTCATATCCGCTGCCTTCTGATATCTTTGAGGCATCAGCTAACTcctttatttcaatttgcggTCTGCCAATACCATTTATCGGATTTTTGCGATAATTTCTGGCGTAACTGCTGTTTTTGGACGACCGCTACGCTCAGCGTCTTCGGTGTCGACACGACCACGTTTAAATTCATTGTACCAATCCTTCATGGTTGATTTTCCCGATTTTCCAATCAAAAAACAGTGTCTAATGAGGACAtgaaattccttttttttccaTATTGTAGAAAAACTCAAAGGTATTTCACCTTAAAATTTATAACTTAAAAGCACGTGGTCGCAGAGTTGTAAAATTTTTACACAGAGCTTATGATAATCGACACTATCGATAAAAATATCGATGTTTGCCCGGCCCCCTATGTCGGGTCGTGAACTAATTAAGTGGTGTAAATATCCAGTtttcaaaaacatttataaaacatAGTATGTTTTGACGTTTACATCTATTTTTTGTTAGTCTTAAATCACGTTAATATATTAGTAAGCGCATTGTACATAAAAGCATTCAGAATGTCTGAGGTATttttacatgtttttttttttgtgttatatatatatatgtatacatttttttgtaagtaatataatttatttttatttcagaaaaaaattaaatttccaattCATGACACTCATCTGAAtaaaatttatggaaatttgcGGAATGCTTGTATTTTAGCTGTTTTGGCACCACTCTGCTTTTATGCCATGTACAATTTGCCccatatgaataaatataagaGTTTTTATTCTAATTATGATCCAATGGATTCCTTTGATCGCATGCAGACTGGAGGTTACCTGTCTTCGTgcccaaaagaaaaagatgacaaaaaaaaataaaatacaagatatatatatataaaatacacgaAAAATGTAAGGTTGCGTAAATGTCAGTTCCAGTAGGTGAAAGAAAATCCAAATAAATGAAGAATTATTGCCCAAAATAATAACGTTATATTATAACGATAATAATATAATGACTGGTTCAATAAATCTGCAATTACGCGAAAAGACGCTCTCTGCGATGAAATCGCTAATGTTTGTATTGTGTTACGGACTGTTTGTCCTCCCTGGGGCCGCGCCGACTGGCTCATCGGTACTCATGTGGAATTCCATCCCTAGTCCGCACAATCGGTACCAAAACAGCTGCTTAAAGACGGAAGAAACGCATcaccaacaaaacaaacagctgccgcgcaattgaaaatttcgctaaacaaaaggaaatacaaaaaaacaaactattggctatataaagaaaaactacAATAAATATGTACTTTCACTGATCCATTTTGTATTCGAATAGGGCCCAATTGGACCCCGGAGTACCCACCCTGCCTAAGATGGCCACATCAGCGCCATCTCCCTTGCGTTGACCACCACATCAGTGGCTGCTCCTCATCCGGGGTAGCGCTGTGGAATTCCCCTCCCCACCATGCTGAGATGACTCACACAACCATGTTCAAGGTAATTACAATTATATCATCCATAAATTTCCTTAGTTactaacatttaattaattttttttttatttccagatatttgaattttattacgACTACACGGAACAGGATttgaagcaaaagcaaacaacaatgcaaaaaaagtACCAAATAACGAAGTAGGAACGGAGCGAAACAACAACGGTCACAACGGCGTAAAGGACAACTTTTATAATTCGCGCATTCGGAAGATTGGCATATATATGTCGGAAGACCGGTAATTTCATCCATTGTCACTTAAGTTTTATAATCGATGCGGCAGCACAGCGAGTTCCGCTCACACTCGTTACCGAAACTAGACTAAATCTACTCTCATCGATCATTATGCTCAATCCTGCTCTCTCAGCATTCTCTCTCTCAAGTTGAGCCTCTATCgtcatctctttctctctcatgAATTCTGTACTTCCCCGAATTTACAACTTCGCAACAATTCTGTGCTTCCCTGAATTTATTGTTTCCcgacatatatttatttataattttatatacgcACGTtagtttgcatttgcatacCTTTACTTACATCGCTTAATCATCTACCTTGACCTGCCTAAGAGCTCTTGGGATTGGTTAAGGGCGATATGGGTGAGGTGATGTAGaaaatatgtgcatatatatCTCAATTAGTAAACATAAATGTATCAATCCTGCCGCAAGTAGTTTTTAAAgcatatttgtattaaatgaaTGTGTTTTGTCGTCCCTACTCTGTAATTTTTACaaggaaataaattttaatttattttaatttaatttgtattatgaactttaatttactttactttgcaatttataatgtcctttattttgttttttatttctttttttttatatcttcTAACAATTTGTGATCGACGACAACTCGAGCTCGATCGAGCAATCGTTACCACCGGTAATGCGGGTATTGGGGCGTGTCGCACTGGAGATCAGAACGAGCACGGGCCTGGCACTGACTCACCAGTTGAATTTCTGCTCCTCGCTCAGCGTTGGCGGTGTCGTCTGACGCTCGCTGTCCCACGCCGTTGGTGTTGCACCGGCTCGTTAAAGCGCTGTGTGTCTCTTGCGGTGACGGTTGTCCGCACCTGTCCAGCGGTGATGCtctggttgttgctgtcgttgcagTGGTTGTAGCTGTTATTGCCTTCTTCGCGCACACACTCGCAGCAACACATATGCACACAATTTTTCGTACAGATACCAATTTTCcgaactctttttttttctcggtGGACCGTCTCCAACCTCGATCAAGAATCAACTCTCTAGACTCAGCAAAATCCACATGCTAACCTCTCGTGAAAAAAGTTGACGTTCTTTTTTCATCTCCTATTTAACAGGAGGAGCATTTTAAAACTCCCTCCATTTCTTATCTCCGATATATCGCCTCGCGATATATCGATAACCCCCCAACTGCTGGCACAAACGATACCTAAAAACGTAACAATACCAGACTTCTTGTCCTGGTGTCAGGAGAAGTTGGCGTGCACACTGATCATAGCGCTGACGACTGCGTTCGTAGGCCTTGTAGAGATGCTCTTTCACTTCGGATGATGGCCAGTTTATCCCGGGCTTCTATGTCGGTGATAGTATGATCCGACAGCGATCTCAGTTTCCTGGCCAACTTGTATTGGTGTCCGTTTAAATACATGTGTTGGCCGAACACAGCGAAAAACGGCGTCACTCCAGTAGCGCTATGGACGGCGTTGCATATCGCTACTTCGATTTCCGGTAGGTAGGCATCCCATTCCCGGTGGTCGTTTTCCAAATACGCTCTTATGCCAGATATTACAGTTCGGTTTACGCGTTCAGCGGCATTGCTTTGAGGCGAATACACCGGCGTGCGCATATGGGTGATTCCAAAGGCTTTGACCATCGTCTCAAACGATTTGGAAATAAATTGCCGTCCGTTGTCGGAGTGTATCACCTCCGGTGCTCCGAATTTAAAGAATACTTCGTGTACTAGGAAGTCCACGACATCCGTGGCCGAAGCGTCTCTCATCGCCTTCAAGAAGGTAAACCTGGAAAAATGATCCACGACTATAAAGATCCAAGCGTGCCCACGTTTGGATCGTGGATATTTCCCCAAAAAGTCTATATACAACTTCTGGAATGGGGGATCGGTGAGCATTTCCTTTCCAATGCCGGCCTGCGTTGAGTAATTCAGAGTTTTCGTCTCCTTGTAGCACATACTCGTACAAAGTCTTGTACTTGTACCGCCATGCCAGGCCAGTAAAAATGCCTCCTCAGTGCATGTAGTGTTTTCGCCACCCCGCCGTGAGCTGATGTCTCGTCCGAGTGCGTTTTTTGGATCAATCCCGCAGTTAGTGAATCGGGTATCCACAACTTCCAGCTCGCCTGGGTCGTCCTACCGTCAACCGACTCCTCTGTTACTCTCTtaaacagcagcagttcaGAGTGGCAACTTTTACATCTGGCAACCGATATTGTTGCCTGGTGACCTCGTTGACCAGCTGTTTATAGTCGGTTGACTCGAACTCCGTCGTCTCCATCCCAAGAAGATCCTTCGGCATCACACTCAACTCCTCTACGCTTCTCGACAATGTATCCGCAACATTCTCAGTTCCCTTTCTAAACTGCATTGTGAAGGGAAAAGCCTGGAGTTCCAGTGCCCACCTGGCCAATCTCCCTGTCAAGTCTTTGAGACTCATGAGCCATTGGAGGCTTGCGTGGTCGGTGATCACTATGAAAGGCATCATTTCAACATACGGCCTAAATCGATGAATGGCTAACTTCCCGGCCAAGCACTCTTTTTTCGGTGACGGTATAATTGATTTGGTGCCGGTTGAGTTTGGCCGAAAAGAACGCGATCGGCCTCTCCTGCTGTTCATCATCCAGTTGGAACAAAACAGCTCCGACTCCGAAGTTCGATGCGTCACACTGAATGTAGAAGGGCTTTTTTAAAATCGGCATGCACCAAAACGGGTACCGTGGTAAGTGCCTTCTTCAATTTCTCCACAGC
It encodes the following:
- the LOC132796657 gene encoding uncharacterized protein LOC132796657 yields the protein MSEKKIKFPIHDTHLNKIYGNLRNACILAVLAPLCFYAMYNLPHMNKYKSFYSNYDPMDSFDRMQTGGYLSSCPKEKDDKKK